From one Lycium ferocissimum isolate CSIRO_LF1 chromosome 7, AGI_CSIRO_Lferr_CH_V1, whole genome shotgun sequence genomic stretch:
- the LOC132062365 gene encoding uncharacterized protein LOC132062365 — MMHKNFDTSGHGPTPKEIKTLVHNEIGCEVSYWKAWKARQKALAIIRGTPEEGYPLLPGYLHILEQTNSGSRTDLKLDEDNNFKYCFLAYGTAIEGFSHMRKVISVDGTFLTGRYGGVLFSSCAQDDKHVSIKNAVADVYKLAHHEFCMYHITMNLRSGYGDCDILYNFQEAAKAYTLDEFSVYFDAIMESNVEAGWYLENEIGFEKWARAYIPGNRYNLMTTNISESLNAVLKVQRS; from the exons ATGATGCACAAAAATTTTGATACATCAGGACACGGGCCAACACCAAAAGAGATAAAAACTTTGGTACATAATGAAATCGGATGTGAAGTAAGTTACTGGAAAGCATGGAAAGCAAGACAAAAAGCCTTGGCTATCATAAGAGGTACCCCAGAAGAAGGTTATCCATTGTTACCGGGGTACTTGCATATATTGGAGCAAACAAATTCGGGTTCGAGGACAGACTTAAAGTTAGATGAGGATAACAACTTCAAATATTGCTTTCTTGCTTATGGAACAGCTATAGAAGGATTTTCTCATATGAGGAAAGTAATTTCTGTAGATGGGACATTCTTGACTGGAAGATATGGTGGTGTACTTTTCTCATCATGTGCACAAGATG ACAAACATGTAAGCATAAAAAATGCTGTTGCTGATGTGTACAAGCTTGCACATCACGAATTTTGCATGTATCATATTACTATGAATTTGCGGTCCGGGTATGGTGATTGTGACATTCTTTATAATTTTCAAGAAGCTGCAAAAGCATACACATTGGATGAGTTCTCTGTTTATTTTGATGCAATAATGGAATCAAATGTGGAAGCTGGTTGGTATCTTGAAAATGAAATTGGGTTTGAGAAATGGGCGAGAGCCTATATTCCTGGAAATAGATACAATTTGATGACAACAAATATTTCAGAATCACTCAACGCAGTTTTAAAGGTTCAAAGAAGCTAG
- the LOC132062366 gene encoding uncharacterized protein LOC132062366, translating to MENLIIYIELELKEEKYFRVINCCQRICYNELVEVICQRCKITCDPGNISLSYKPMILDKTWQETPYVPLEDDFDLKSYFMIVDERGARPTLKVCLLEDGKRIEKTSAVSCESGEIQVLVGSNGCNVIQEHYSPIFVEEEQPVDNFADLHLEQNMIQEHYSPIFVEEEEEQPIDKFAECQLEQNVTSAYQVVGDETVHTEGGYHMADVA from the coding sequence ATGGAAAATCTGATTATTTACATTGAGCTTGAACTCAAGGAGGAAAAATATTTTAGGGTGATTAATTGTTGTCAAAGAATATGTTATAATGAGTTGGTAGAAGTAATATGTCAACGATGCAAGATAACATGTGATCCAGGCAACATTAGTTTGAGTTACAAGCCAATGATTTTGGATAAAACTTGGCAAGAGACACCATATGTTCCATTAGAGGATGATTTTGACTTAAAATCCTattttatgattgttgatgaacgaGGTGCTAGACCCACACTGAAAGTGTGTTTACTTGAGGATGGGAAGAGAATAGAAAAGACAAGTGCAGTAAGTTGTGAAAGTGGTGAAATACAGGTTCTTGTGGGAAGTAATGGGTGTAACGTGATCCAAGAGCATTATAGTCCTATATTTGTGGAAGAAGAACAACCAGTTGATAATTTTGCTGACCTTCACTTGGAGCAGAATATGATTCAAGAGCATTATAGTCCAATTTttgtggaagaagaagaagaacaaccaATTGATAAGTTTGCCGAATGTCAATTGGAGCAGAATGTAACCTCCGCTTATCAAGTTGTTGGTGATGAAACAGTGCATACAGAAGGGGGCTATCATATGGCAGATGTGGCTTAG